The Zalophus californianus isolate mZalCal1 chromosome X, mZalCal1.pri.v2, whole genome shotgun sequence genomic interval TGAAACTATTGCCTGGTACTGAGCTTTTGTTCTTGGAATCATAGCTAAGATTTGCTAACCACATACTACATTCTAAGCATTCCTGCTAAGCATTTTGCATGTATTATCTCGTTTATTTGTATCAACAACCCTAtgaaacaaattattattattattaattattattaccatttttaccAATGGGGAAGCCAAAAGTCAGAGTCTAGGTAGTCTGTTCAATGCAGCACAACTGGTCAGTGTCCCGCCTGGGAATAAATACAGGCTGTGACCTCAGAGCCTGTGCGTTTCACCAATATCCTCTTCTGTCTCCCAACCTTAATTCTGAGGTCACTGCACTGAATTGGTTGGGCTTCCATCTCCTATCTAGCAACTACTGTAATTTGGACTTCTAGAATATTCTTCATATACTTCTCAAGTGTCAACTGTTCTCATGCCCTGACTTGTAGTGTGTTTCTGTCTATCTCTGTGCTTTATGAGATCAGGTACACTGTGTTAGCCTGGGCCCCATTGATTAGCATGTCTTGGAAGCTCTTACAGAGTCAAGATCTATTCACCCAGGCTTATAGGTCTGGAATCTGAATCATCAGCTTATCCATCTAAAGTAATAGAAcactgaatcactgtattgtacacctgaaactaatatagcactgtatgttaactttactggaattaaaatacaaacttaaaaaaaaggtgaacAGAACACTATGTGGTCTGGGCGTCTTCTGTCCTGGGTGGGCCTGGATGCACCTACCAGGTCTTATTGCCcagtttttctccttcttcttttattCAACCAAATGAAGGCCACTCTTGGCCAGTTTTTCCTTACCTTTCCCAGTGAAGATAAAACGAAATAACATACATGATGTGATTGGAACCTACGATGAATTCCTCTTGGCACATCCAGGTCTTAACACAGTACCTGACCTAAGTTAGCGCCTttgtttcccctctctctccctctgcagagaGTGTGGCTTCTTATTTACTTCAAGAAGTCTACCATTTCTGACACTGCCTCCTTTCACATTCATTGTTTACCAACGTCTATCCTGTGGTCTGCCTCATTTTGGTTTATAGAAACAAGTCTTCACATCCCACACCTTGGCACCTGACAACATGTCGCCCTTCTGATTTCATCAACCCAGTTGCCTTTGGATCATTACTGAACCTTCTCTCTACCGCCTTTCATCTTGGGTGGGGGCACTCTGGGTATGAAAGCAGTGcaaaaaatatcatttcattgTTAAGGAGGCTCcagctttctttctaaaaaattctTGGAAGTTCAAAAACAGAGAGCTTAAACTAAAAGATTAAAGTCCAAGAGACTGTTATTTTGtctatacatcttttttttttttttgcctgaacATTGTTTTAAGAAACCTCTGATGTTTTGAAATAGGGATGGCCACTTTGATCTATACACCACGAACACCAAAATTTGGCAAAGGAACAGAACGAAATGGACTATATAAATGTTTCCCTGAGCAGTTTTGTAGATACAAAGGAAATATTATAACCCAGGAAACAAAACAGCTAATGGTGGATTTCTGAATGCATTTTGTAGTTACAGATGTGACATTGGCAtcgtttttcttttccttctcaggaataaatatttcatgaaaaaatgCTAGAAACATCGATCTGTGGGGAGTTCAGTAGTATGAGTCTTTTACAAAGCAGGTCATATATGTTCTGAAGTTTCAAAACTGTCTAGACAATATCAGGAATTGTAGTGGTAAAGGTATGAAATTTTCAATCCTTgctcagtctttttctttcctgaagccAATATGGTCACTGAAATTATCAAAGTAAATATATatcaagcaaaaaataaatgagattaaataTCCTAAAACTTTTAATTACAGACAAAACCCTCAGAGAGCTCTTTGTCATCACTTTATAAACACTGGGGTAAGGTTAAATGCTGCCTACCACAAAAGTAATCACAGGTTTTTTTGCCTTGTGCACCATTGTTTTTGTAAGGTAGTATAGAATGAAGAAAGCAAAGAGCTGGAGAATGTCACAAGTAAAGCTGTAATATtatttcaaagcaaaacaaagttaaCTTTCTCAACAACTTTTTCTGTTGACTGGGGGCACAGTTTGAAACCATCTGGCTACCGTGGAAGCTTTGCAACCCCAAATACATACTGAacgtgtatttttttaaatcctttaacaCTTACTGGTATTTAACATGTATTAAAACTACTAGTTCTCTACAGAAATTGTTCCTAATTTGCGTCCTCAAAGTTCATAGAAGTTGAAGAAGGTGGTAATGATGGATTCTAAGGTATTGTCGCTATTACAAAGAGCCTAGTAAAATGGTCCATTTGCCTGTGATTAGGCTGCATGtaataaaaatagtgataataatagtcACTAAATCCCCACAAAAATCCTAAACTTGAATGACAAATGACTGCTTTTAGGTGGAAGTACATCAAGTTTGTGTGAGGGAACCTTAGAGATATACatgctttcttaattttaaataagaaaataatcacgTATTATATAATGCTGTTTGATATACAGAAACTTTTTGAAAACTGACATCTCCAGGCCAGAAAGTATGGTTGAATAATTGATGAAAAGGCTGATGACTACTGTTTGGTGTATGTTTGTCGTATTTCTTTTAACAGAACAGGAGATTATAGAGGACAATAGTAATGACTTCCACGTTGTCTAACATGGTGCGTGGCACATCAAAAACCTTCTCTATATGCATGCTCTTTGCTTGATCTATAAAGTATTAAAAAGCTAGGGATTCCTACTGGCATTCTTCCCTCTAAAACTGACACCAGGAAGAGTATATGATCCTTTTTTACAATTGCTTTATGCTCCAGAGAAGTTGGGCTAGATGTGCCAGGATCTGACCTACTGGGAGGATTCTTAGGCCCATTGAATAGAGTGCTTCCGGCGTGAACCAAATAGGAAGTTGTACTCAAGGAACTGTACTAGGTCCCTTGGGGGTACAGATACTCAGTGTGGCAGCGCTTCCTATGCCTGTTTCATCATGGTATTGAACACTTGTCTTACGTGCCAAAGAACAAGCACTGTCAATGAGAAAATTCTGTTCAACTGCAACCTCATAAGGTCACAGGCCAGGATTGTTTCAGGATCCTTAAGGTTATGTGAGGCTTAGTTCCAGTGGATGCACTCACTCCATCGTGAGCTAGAAGTGAGAGAAACACTCACAGGCGTTACGCACAGTGCCCGCACCACATAATAAGAATCTGCTATCGTTCAGTGTTGAGACTTTACAAAGCACATGATAAggaaattatgtatttctttgcCACTCTGTCATAGATTTAGTGCCATGACTTAGAAAACATCAATTCTATTCCCCATTTTGCAACACAAATGTGAAGCTTTTGAAGTctcctttcccccctccttcctcgCTGAAAagtatgcatgcatgtatattAGGCTGTTATAGCTGGTACCTTATCCACTTAAAACCAACCCTGAGTTATTCAGACAGACTTCCGAGAAGCAGTCAAGATGGGCTCTATCTTAACAGTATTGAACTCGGCTATATATAAACTTTTCATAAGGCCAGTCTGCTGAATCGAATACAAATCGCTTCCACTGCCTAAATTACCACCAGCACCTTCTTGGTTCTGCAGTCTAGAGATAGTAAGTGGTCCTATTCACTGGCAGCCAAGCTGGGCACTTGTCACAAAGCTTGAGAAATTCTTAAAGAGCAGCATGACCATGACCACCGGACTGTTACTATGCCTCCAAGTCTCTCCATTACAGTCCTGTCGCTGGATTTAGGCATTGATGACCCATGTGACATGCAAATGTATTACTCAGTAAGGGTACAAGTTTAAGGTACAGTAACATAATGGAAAGAGCAGAGGCATTGGAGCCTGTACAATTTCATTTTGAAGCCATGCTTCACCAATTCCCAACTTTGGGTATTGAGTTAccctacctgtaaaatgggggtaatcgTATTCACTTTGAAGAACTACTGATACGGGTACCTATTCATACCTTACAGTCACCAAAAAGGGTAATGCGCTTAGAGCACCTGGCACACGGTAAGCACTCAATGGTAGCTCTTGCCATCATTAACAATGCCTTGTACTCATTACCACAGCACCAAGAGCAGAATCCTGGGGGATAGGGAAGGGAAGAACCCATTTGTTgggggctcagagaagttcagcaacttgctgaaggtcacacagctagtgaataACAGCACAAGTATCCAAACTCAGGTCTCTCTAATTCCAAAGCCCAGGTTCTTGTCTCAGAAACCACTACCATTTCTTGTGTGTACCCGGCCCAGAAAACAGGTAGTGATTTGACAGCCTTAATGATTCAGGTTGTTTTGGAAGTTGTCAACCCAGAAAgactgtaataataataataagctatATAAAAGCTATGCACAGGGTGAGTCTGCTTTCATGCAGACCTAGAGGCATGCCAACAAACAGCAGAGCCCATTTGAAACCATAAATAAAGCAACCATAGTGAGATCTAGTGACGGACTAGTACATCGAGGTGGATTATGTTGGAAAATTCCCAAGTCCCATCTGTGTATCATCTTCCCAAAATTCCAGGGAGCTATCGGCACACATAGGAGTATCACAAAACCAGCCCCTGACCCAGAAAACCTAGCTTTAGGCCGATGTCCCTGATGGTCCTCTTCGTCCCCAGTGCTCCTCTCTAGTAAGCAAGGCCTCCCAGTTACCGGgactgaggagagagagaaagccggTGGGGTAAGGTCAGttctctgccccatcccctgtCCCTACACCAGGCAGGCAGCCAGGTTCCACCCCTCCCCTTTGCCTCAGGGAACATTTGTCTTACTAACAGGCCGTCTAAACCTGGCTGTTTCCCAGAACGCTGAGCACCTTCATGAGATTATGCATAGGAGGGAGGGGACCGTGCATTGCAGGGCAGAAATGCAGAAGGGAAATTTCTGCTGGGACTCTGGGAGACAGGGCCTCAGGGAAATGGCTTCTTGGTGCACATAGGGAGGCTGGACACCAGGCATCCGGGTTCCCAGCCTAGACAGAAGCCCCGTCCCCACCTCACCTCTCGTGCCCCATGGGCCTAAGAGCAGGGGAGGTGCCCACCTTCAAGGGACCGTGTGGACTCAGACAGTGAGGGGAGCAGGGACAGTCACAGTGGATTGAAGGCCCCATAGaagctcctccccctccccatcttggGTAACTTGCTGGAAGAGGAGAGGCCCTATGAGGGCCTCTATTCAGTGAATGAGCTCGAACTTTCCTTCACCTCGGTGGGATGGTGGGAAGATGTGGGTTTAAACTGCCGCCCTGGAGCAAACCTGCCCCGAGATGCACACCACACAGAAGACACAGCAGGCAAGTGCACACTCTTTATTACTAGAATCAGGAAACCTCTGACAGAGGCTGAGCTTGGTGAGCTGGGATTTCATGGGGGAACTCGAGAACACCTTTCGTTCAGACTGGAGACCATCTAACTTCCCAGCCCCTGGGCTCCACCTGTCTCgggggagcagagagcctgcaGAGAACACACCAAATGGGAGGGAAGGGGCCCGGGGCATTCTCAAAAGGGCTTCTCTCAGTCCAGTTCTCTTTTTAATCCAGTTAGTCTTCCCAAGAGAAGCACCATCCACAGCATGGTGTTCGCCCTTGGAATCCATTTTGTTCTTCATCCATCTTGACTGGAAAGGAGCTTGGGATGGTGGTGATCCAAAGCTGAGGGCTCGAGGGTGTAGCCAACACTCTCTCAAGTACTGTCTTTCTTTAAGTCACCCAGCGATCATTCAGGCAACCAGGAAGATAGCTGTTCCTCTCAAAGTAAGAAATCAACAGAGTATCAGAAAAGTCCCACCTGCACTTTCATGAAGCCACTTTCCTGATCTCTGCCACTGCTCATTTGTCTCACCTGTGAACAGTGAGATGAGCAATTCAGTgactcaaattctttcatgaaagTCCCTGATGTTACTCCCAGAACTGCAAAAATATCtggatgtggggcacctgggtggctcagtgggttaagcacctgccttcggctcaggtcatgatcccagggtcctgggattgagtcccacatcgggttccctgctcagcggggagtctgcttctccttctgcccctctccccgcttgtgctcgctcgctcaaaaataaataaataacatctttaaatatatatatatatatttggatgtCATTTCAGTTGGGTTTACCAGAAAATCATGCTGTATGCCAGGCAAAGACATCCTCCTGATATACTTTGCATCCCAAATTAGGCTCTCTCCTGTTATCTAACCAAACTCACCAAATCAAGTTATAATGTGTGCACCAGATATTAACATATAAGTCTAGCTCTTAACACATACTAGACAATAACTATTTGTTTAACGATTAAATGTAATCCATCAAATTTACTATCATCTATAGAATTTAATACTGCAACACCCCCCCAACTCTCCCAAATTAATCCCAACAGAGAAATTACATTCGAACAAAATTGTtttgccctccctgcccccctacTGAGTGCCAGAGCATCTCTTCTTCCCTGACTTCCTCTCACTCTTCTCAGTTCCAGCCAATGGGGGGTCTCAACGAGGTGCGGGTCAGCTGGAGTCAAGGTGTGATTTCTTTAGACTCTTGGGAAATCTTCTAATGGGACGGGTTCAGCTTCTTCAGCAACAAACAAGTTCTGTGGGGCTCAGAGACACAAAAACAGGCCCCCAcctataaaacttaaaaacaagaaacaaacatgAACACTGTAGTTTACAAAGGAACAATAGCATTTTGAAGGAAGAGCAGTGCTCCTGAAATTCAATATAGTTATAACTCAAAGACCATATGGCTATTCCCAAAGACATGGCATATTCGAGAAAAGGAGGTTAATAAGAAACCAGAAAGGAGTGTGTATTTACGTATGTAGTACCCACAATGATAAAAAGTTGTTAGTTTCGGTAATGGAATAATGGattgttttatttaactttctctACAATAATTTTGGTTTTCACAATTTCTGTGAAGTAAATAAGTTACTTTTTTGATCAGAAGAGGGACTTGGGAAATTGGTTTTCCTTTGGAGTGTTTTCATTCTTACTTACCTTCCTAAAATTAGTGAGTTTGTCCTGGGTCCCGGCCTCTACTCTCACCTGCCACACAGACTTTCTTGCATTTATAGCAGGACTTGCGCCATGAAAAATTCATGGCTTTACACCATGGGCAGTCCCAATCCTTGGGACTGCATCTTGAGACAAATTTCTCCTGGTGCTTGGAATCCAaagcttttttcccttttggttgCTTGGCCTTCTGCCCCAGAGGCTGCTGTATCTTTGGGTTTTCCCTCATAATTTGGCTCCAGCCATCCCccagggggggcacctggggccTCTGTGGACCTTCTTCCTGGCTGTCGCTTCTGCTGCCCCCCAGGGGACCAGTCCCCTGGGGTCTCTCCAGATCCCCTTCCTGGCTTTGGCTACTGTTATCCCCCAGAGGGGCCATCCCTTGGGGTCTTTCTGGACCTTCTTCCTTGTTGTGGTTCCCACTGGCCCCCAGGGATACCATCTCCTGGGCCCCCTCTGGATCTTCTTCCTTGTTGTTGCTCCTACTGGCACCAAGGGGGGCcatcctttggggtttttttggaccTTCTTCCTTGCTGTGGCTCCCGCTGGCCCCCAGGGGTACCACCTCCTGGGGCTCCCCTGGATCTTCTTCCTGGCTATTGCTCCTGCTGGCACCAAGGGGGGCCATCCCTTGGGGTCTTTTTGGATTTTCTTCCTGGATGTGGCTCCCACTGGCCCCCAGGGGTACCACCTCCTGGGGCCCCCCTACATCTTCTTCCTGGCTATTGCTCCTGCTGGCACCAAGGGGGGCCATCCCTTGGGGTCTTTTTGGATTTTCTTCCTGGATGTGGCTCTCACTGACCCCCAGGGGAACCACTTCCTGGGACCTCTCGGCATCTTCTTCCTGGCTATTGCTCCTGCTGGCACCAAGGGGGGCCATCCCTTGGGGTCTTTTTGGAAATTCTTCCTGGCTGTGGCTCTCACTGGCCCTCAGGGTAACCACCTCCTGGAATCTCTCTGAATCTTCCTGGCTGAGGCTCCAGCTCTCCCCAGGGGGGACCATCCCCTGGGGCCTCTCTAAACCTTCTTTCTGACTCCGGCCCCAGCTATCCCCAGAGAGGACCATCCCCTGGGCTTTCTCTGGACCTTCTTTCTGGCTGAGGCTCCAGCTCTCCCCAAGGGGGACCATCCCCTGGACCTTCTCTGGACCTTTCTGGATCTGGCTCCAGCTGTCCCCAAGGGAGACCATCCCCTGGGGTGTCCCTTGATCTGCTCCCTGGCTGAGGTCCAAGCTGTCCCCAAGAGGAACCATCCCCTGGGCCGTCTTTGGACCTTTTTCTTGGCTGTGGCTCCAGCTATCCCCAAAGGGGACCATTCCCTGAGGCTTCCCTAGACCTTCCTGGCTAAGGTTTCTGATATTCCCCAGGGGGACTGTATTCTGGAGGATCTCAGGACCTCCCTCCTGGCTGTAACTCCTTTGGTCCCACGGTGGGGCCCCCTCCTCCCGGAAGCCCACTGCAGCACATGGACCAGGTGGGCAGCTCCCCAGAGGAACCATCTGAAGTGGGACTACTGCAGCTTCTGCATCCATGACTACTGCTGGTGGCAGAGCTGGCAAGAAAGGGATTCCTACTGGGAGTGGTGCTTGGAATGGAAGTGAGTATGGCACCGGCGCTGGCAGAGGGGGTTGTATGGCCTGAGCCCAGGGACTTGGGGGACCTGGCATGTAAAGAACAGCTGCCGGGGCTGGCACCTGGGCCTCGAGATACAACCTACCAGGAAACCCCATAGCAACCACATCTCTCTGCTGCTCAGCATTCAGGGGCCAGGCTATAGTCCCATGCTGCTCGGCTCGAGGCCTAGGCAGTATTTCATGGGCCAGCGGGATGATATGGGCCGACCTATCCACGTGGAGCAGCCGCCCGCGAAGCACATCACACTCGATCAGCGCCTGCTGCAGGGCGACCTGCGTGAAGCGCAACTGCGTGGCCACTTCCTCTCGATCCCCACGCAGCCGCTGCAGCTCGGAGGCCAGGGCCCAGGCAGCCGTCTCGCGCTCCTCCACCTGCTCCTGCAGCCGCCGGAGGCGGTGCGCCTGCTGCTCCCGCTGCCTCGCAGCCACACGCACGCTCAAGGCCAGCGCGCTCCAGGCACAGGCTCTCTTAATGGTGCGCGGCACCTGAGGGTCGGCCACGACGGTCTGAAGCTGGTCCTCCACCTCATTCCAGGGCCGTGAGCGGAAGGCCACGTAGAAATCTGGGCCGCCGCCGTTCATGAGGACTTCGTTGTTGATGAACCTGATCACCTCCGTGTGGCGGAACCCGCTGGCGTGGTCCCCAAAGTCAACCGCCATGGCTGCTGCGGCCTAGTTAACCGACCGCCTCACAGGCGATGATACGGCCCCTGCTGCCACCAGTAAAGTCCACCGCTCACCTCCCCACTCAGTCCCACTAAAGTCTCTTTCCAGTGCggccctcctcctcagcctctttCCTCTCTACCTTGCTTTCCTCACAAAGAGTAAAGCAGATTCCCTCACCACACCAACCCCTACCAGGCGAGGGTGTTACACGTCACAGAGACGACCTCTGAGTCACCCCGCAAGGCCTGCTGGGATCCACCTCCCTCTGCAGAGTGCCCCGAGCAGGGCGAATAGGCTGGATGGCTGCACTGGGTACTTCAGTGAGCCTATGGAAGAATTTGTTTCTAAGAACTTCAGAAGGACAATCAACACCCACCCAATACCTAGTTGGGTGATAGAGTTGCGTAGGTGGGTGCAGTTCTGCTCTTATCTCAGTTCTGCCTCCCATAACTCTTAGGTACTACTTCAGTCCTTCAGTACAGTCACACTGTCTATACACTTCCCTTGTCATCCTGAACAAATGAACTTGGAGTCCCTGTCATCAAGAAAATTCAGTGATTGAGCCATGAATGCCCTGAACTCTCCTTACAAATTCACTCTCATGTTTACTTGATCAGCTATTCTCAGAGggtgtctctcttcttcttttagaGTAAATGTTCCTCTCATAATCTGGGTTTTCCCTATAAGAAATGCTGAAGAAGTGCTTTAAGCTTCACTAAACAATAACTGGAATCTACACGAAGAAATAAAGCACACGCTAAAGGTAACTACAGAGATGAATACAAAAAATAGTATTCATGCATTTTGCAATTCCTCTTTTTTCAATATATGATTTAAAGGATGACTACATAAAATAATACAAGTCTGTCTTCATTGGTATACAAGGTATAAAGATGTGATTTGTGGCAGTAACAATGTAAACTGTATAGAATGAAAGGTTTTGTATACCATTTGAAATTAAGTTTGTATTAATCTAAAATATACTGTTATACATTAACATGTTAACTGTAACCCCCAGAACAAACACTAAGACAATAACTAAAAGATATGctgagaaggaaatagaaattgtTACAAAAAAGGAATCAATGAAACATAAAAGAAGGCAGTAGTAGAGGAATTGGGGTGGAGGGAGatataagacatttttttctttaaaatttatttatttgagagagagagtgagttggaggggcagcaggagagggagagagagaatctcaagcagactccccgctgagcacagagtcagCCATGGAGCTCGATCTcctgaacctgagatcatgacctcagccgaaatcaagaatcagacccttaactgaatgtgccagccaggcaccccaatataagacattttagaaaacaaatggcaaaatGCCAAAGTCCTTCCTtatcagtaattatattaaatgtaaaaagattACAATTAACAGGCAGAAATGGACagaatagataattttttaaaaagcatgatcCAAATATATGTTGTCCCTGAGagattcattttaaattcaaagatGCACActggttaaaagtaaaaggatggaaaaggcTATTCCATGCCAACAGTAACCAACTAAGAGCTAGAGTTGCTCTCCAAATATCAGACAAAGATTTAAgaacaaaattgttaaaatataaaaaaggatagatcatataatgtttaaaaaagttCAATCCCCCAGATGGGATTTTTCTCAGGAAAACAGAAGtggctcaataaatgaaaatcaatcaatataatacacCACATT includes:
- the TEX13D gene encoding testis-expressed protein 13D, whose product is MAVDFGDHASGFRHTEVIRFINNEVLMNGGGPDFYVAFRSRPWNEVEDQLQTVVADPQVPRTIKRACAWSALALSVRVAARQREQQAHRLRRLQEQVEERETAAWALASELQRLRGDREEVATQLRFTQVALQQALIECDVLRGRLLHVDRSAHIIPLAHEILPRPRAEQHGTIAWPLNAEQQRDVVAMGFPGRLYLEAQVPAPAAVLYMPGPPSPWAQAIQPPLPAPVPYSLPFQAPLPVGIPFLPALPPAVVMDAEAAVVPLQMVPLGSCPPGPCAAVGFREEGAPPWDQRSYSQEGGPEILQNTVPLGNIRNLSQEGLGKPQGMVPFGDSWSHSQEKGPKTAQGMVPLGDSLDLSQGADQGTPQGMVSLGDSWSQIQKGPEKVQGMVPLGESWSLSQKEGPEKAQGMVLSGDSWGRSQKEGLERPQGMVPPGESWSLSQEDSERFQEVVTLRASESHSQEEFPKRPQGMAPLGASRSNSQEEDAERSQEVVPLGVSESHIQEENPKRPQGMAPLGASRSNSQEEDVGGPQEVVPLGASGSHIQEENPKRPQGMAPLGASRSNSQEEDPGEPQEVVPLGASGSHSKEEGPKKPQRMAPLGASRSNNKEEDPEGAQEMVSLGASGNHNKEEGPERPQGMAPLGDNSSQSQEGDLERPQGTGPLGGSRSDSQEEGPQRPQVPPLGDGWSQIMRENPKIQQPLGQKAKQPKGKKALDSKHQEKFVSRCSPKDWDCPWCKAMNFSWRKSCYKCKKVCVAGESRGRDPGQTH